The following are encoded together in the Daucus carota subsp. sativus chromosome 5, DH1 v3.0, whole genome shotgun sequence genome:
- the LOC108221997 gene encoding calcium-dependent protein kinase 20, whose translation MGNTCAGPTGAPSGFFQTVTAAVWKPRLPPPDSTADNDKDKSNSSKSIDESEASKTQQKPPPQVKIAENEAKQVSDDKTTKPDNDAAKQIKRVASAGLQVASVLQTKSGNLKDFYSLGKKLGQGQFGTTHLCTEKKSGKEFACKSIAKRKLVSKEDVEDVRREIQIMHHLAGHPNVISIVAAHEDAVAVYVVMELCTGGELFDRIIQRGHYSERKAAELARVIVNVVEACHSLGVLHRDLKPENFLFVNEEEEAPLKTIDFGLSVFFKPGEMFTDVVGSPYYVAPEVLRKFYGQPCDIWSAGVIIYILLSGVPPFWDETEQGIFEQVLKGELDFVSEPWPSISEGAKDLVRKMLVRDPSKRLTAHEVLCHPWVKVDGSAPDKPIDSAVLSRLKRFSAMHKLKKIAIRIIAESLSEEEIAGLKEMFKMIDTDNSGNITLEELQKGLEKVGANLMESEINDLLQSADLDNSGTIDYTEFVAAMLNLNKAHKEDHLLAAFSYFDKDGSGYITADELQQACEKFGLGGAQLEVIMQEVDKDHDGRIDYNEFVDMMQDTGIDKGLQNGKASG comes from the exons ATGGGTAATACGTGCGCTGGACCCACAGGGGCCCCATCTGGATTCTTTCAAACTGTTACAGCTGCAGTTTGGAAACCTAGGCTTCCTCCTCCTGACAGTACTGCTGATAATGACAAGGATAAAAGTAATTCTTCTAAATCAATTGACGAATCCGAGGCTTCTAAGACTCAGCAAAAACCGCCACCACAAGTTAAAATAGCCGAGAATGAGGCTAAACAGGTTAGTGATGATAAGACGACTAAGCCCGACAATGATGCTGCCAAACAGATAAAGCGTGTGGCCAGTGCTGGACTTCAGGTGGCATCGGTTTTACAGACAAAATCTGGGAATTTGAAGGATTTTTATAGTCTTGGGAAAAAACTTGGACAAGGTCAATTTGGTACGACGCATCTTTGTACAGAGAAAAAGAGTGGGAAGGAGTTTGCGTGTAAGTCTATTGCGAAGAGGAAGTTGGTTTCCAAAGAGGATGTGGAAGATGTGAGGAGGGAGATTCAGATAATGCACCATTTGGCGGGACATCCGAATGTCATATCTATTGTAGCTGCGCATGAAGATGCTGTTGCAGTTTATGTTGTTATGGAGTTGTGTACAGGTGGAGAGCTTTTTGATAGAATTATACAGAGAGGGCATTATTCAGAGCGAAAGGCTGCTGAACTTGCTAGAGTAATTGTAAATGTTGTAGAAGCTTGTCATTCATTGGGTGTCCTGCATCGAGATTTGAAacctgaaaattttcttttcgtCAATGAGGAAGAGGAGGCTCCACTTAAGACAATTGACTTCGGGCTTTCAGTTTTCTTTAAGCCAG GTGAAATGTTTACGGACGTGGTTGGGAGCCCATATTATGTTGCCCCAGAGGTGTTGCGGAAGTTTTATGGTCAACCATGTGACATATGGAGTGCGGGAGTTATCATATACATATTACTTAGTGGGGTCCCCCCATTTTGGGATG AGACGGAGCAAGGAATTTTTGAGCAGGTTTTGAAAGGAGAACTTGACTTCGTATCAGAACCATGGCCTAGTATATCAGAGGGTGCAAAAGATTTGGTCCGAAAAATGCTTGTAAGAGATCCTAGCAAGCGTCTAACTGCTCATGAAGTTCTAT GCCACCCATGGGTAAAGGTTGATGGTTCGGCTCCAGATAAACCTATTGATTCTGCTGTTTTGAGTCGTTTGAAGCGATTTTCAGCAATGCATAAGCTCAAGAAGATTGCCATTAGA atAATTGCAGAGAGTTTGTCTGAGGAGGAAATTGCAGGATTGAAAGAGATGTTTAAGATGATCGACACGGACAATAGTGGAAATATTACACTTGAAGAGCTGCAAAAAGGTTTAGAAAAAGTCGGAGCCAATCTTATGGAGTCAGAAATTAATGACTTGTTGCAATCT gcGGATCTTGACAACAGTGGCACCATTGACTACACTGAATTTGTAGCTGCAATGCTCAATCTAAACAAAGCGCATAAGGAGGATCACTTGTTAGCAGCATTCTCATATTTCGACAAAGATGGGAGTGGGTACATTACTGCTGATGAACTTCAACAGGCATGTGAGAAGTTTGGCTTAGGAGGCGCTCAATTAGAAGTAATCATGCAAGAAGTTGACAAGGACCAT GATGGGCGTATCGATTACAATGAATTCGTGGACATGATGCAAGATACTGGAATTGACAAGGGATTGCAAAATGGCAAAGCATCGGGTTAA
- the LOC108220823 gene encoding ABC transporter G family member 22 isoform X1, translated as MENKGSSSGLMRAQSEQLVEPISATMKSPRVSSDWGAAEMEGSSRKSMSRGGISASPGGGGSSSSRHIRQTRSAQMKFDVDELNSGATLSRASSASMGFSFTAFTVRPSDIADSRPFSDDDDDDIPEDIEVGTLKKKIQTETTLPIYLKFKEVTYKVIIKGVAFSTEKNILHGISGSVNPGEVLALMGPSGSGKTTLLSVLGGRAVETNQRGSITYNDQPYTKFLKSRIGFVTQDDVLFPHLTVKETLTYAALLRLPKTLTKQEKEQRATDVISELGLERCQDSMIGGSYVRGISGGERKRVCIGNEIIINPSLLLLDEPTSGLDSTTALRIIQLLQDIAEAGKTVITTIHQPSSRLYHKFDKLILLGKGSMLYFGKASEAMIYFSSIGCSPLISMNPAEFLLDLANGNLTDVSVPGELKDRVQLGNSDRESKNRKPSPAMVHEYLVEAYEMRVAENEKKNLMFPVPIDEVTKSKVYFEKPKWGASWRKQFCILFWRGLKERRHDYFSWLRLSQIVTTAIIVGLLWWQSNGHNAEKLHDQAGLLFFIAVFWGYFPVFTAIFTFPQERAMLNKERAADMYRLSAYFVARTTSDLPLDLLLPLLFLSIVYFMAGLKHSVKAFFLTMLIVFLCIVAAQGLGLAIGAALMDLKKATTLASVTVMTFMLAGGYFVKNVPVFISWLRHISFNYHTYKLLLKVHYEDVIQQMDGMKIDSGLTNICALVAMVFGYRLLAYLYLRRMKLL; from the exons ATGGAGAACAAGGGGTCATCCTCCGGACTAATGAGGGCACAGTCGGAGCAACTAGTGGAGCCGATATCAGCTACAATGAAGTCACCGCGGGTGTCAAGTGACTGGGGGGCCGCTGAAATGGAGGGCAGCTCAAGAAAGTCTATGAGCAGAGGAGGAATTAGTGCATCACCTGGAGGTGGTGGTAGTAGCAGCAGCAGGCACATAAGGCAAACAAGGTCTGCTCAAATGAAATTTGATGTCGATGAATTAAACAGCGGTGCTACTCTGAGCAGAGCTTCAAGTGCTAGCATGGGATTTTCGTTCACTGCCTTCACTGTTCGTCCTAGTGACATTGCTGATTCAAGGCCCTTTAGTGACgacgatgatgatgacattC CAGAAGATATTGAGGTTGGTACGCTAAAGAAGAAGATTCAAACAGAGACAACCTTGCCAATTTACCTCAag TTCAAGGAAGTGACCTACAAGGTAATCATTAAAGGAGTGGCATTCTCAAcagagaaaaatatattacatggaATAAGTGGTTCGGTGAATCCAGGAGAAGTTCTGGCACTTATGGGACCATCAGGAAGTGGGAAAACTACACTCTTGAGTGTTCTAGGAGGCAGGGCTGTCGAGACCAACCAAAGGGGTTCAATTACTTACAATGATCAGCCATatacaaaatttctaaagagcAG AATAGGATTTGTGACACAAGATGATGTACTGTTTCCTCATCTTACAGTGAAGGAAACATTAACATATGCAGCTCTACTGCGTTTACCCAAGACACTAACAAAACAGGAGAAGGAGCAACGGGCAACAGATGTTATCTCTGAACTTGGATTGGAGAG GTGTCAGGACAGCATGATAGGTGGCTCGTATGTCAGGGGAATTTCAGGCGGAGAGAGGAAGCGTGTCTGCATAGGAAATGAGATAATTATCAACCCTTCCCTTTTGCTTCTTGATGAACCCACCTCTGGATTAGATTCTACAACTGCTTTGAGAATCATTCAACTATTACAAGATATAGCAGAG GCTGGGAAAACAGTGATTACCACTATTCACCAACCATCTAGCAGGCTTTACCACAAGTTTGATAAATTGATCCTTCTTGGCAAAGGGAGCATGCTTTACTTCGGCAAGGCATCAGAAGCCATGATATATTTCTCATCCATAGGATGTTCTCCACTGATTTCCATGAATCCTGCTGAATTCCTGCTGGATCTTGCAAACGGAAACTTGACTGATGTTTCTGTCCCAGGTGAATTAAAAGACAGAGTGCAACTAGGGAATTCAGACAGAGAAAGCAAGAACAGGAAACCATCTCCAGCAATGGTGCATGag TATCTTGTGGAGGCCTACGAGATGCGTGTAGCTGAAAATGAGAAGAAGAATCTTATGTTTCCCGTACCCATTGATGAAGTAACTAAGTCAAAGGTTTATTTTGAAAAGCCAAAATGGGGGGCAAGCTGGAGGAAACAGTTTTGCATATTATTCTGGAGAGGTCTCAAAGAACGACGGCATGACTACTTTAGCTGGTTAAGACTTAGCCAGATTGTTACAACTGCAATTATTGTGGGGTTGCTTTGGTGGCAATCTAATGGCCATAATGCAGAAAAACTGCACGATCAG GCAGGTTTATTGTTCTTCATTGCTGTCTTCTGGGGATATTTTCCAGTTTTCACAGCAATATTCACATTTCCGCAGGAAAGAGCTATGCTGAATAAAGAACGAGCAGCTGACATGTACAGACTAAGTGCATATTTTGTGGCTAGAACTACAAGCGACCTGCCACTTGACCTTCTACTGCCATTACTTTTCCTAAGCATAGTCTATTTCATGGCAGGCTTGAAACATAGTGTCAAAGCATTTTTCCTTACCATGCTTATAGTCTTTCTCTGCATTGTTGCAGCACAG GGGCTAGGATTAGCGATTGGTGCTGCACTGATGGACTTGAAGAAGGCAACTACACTGGCCTCTGTCACAGTAATGACCTTCATGTTGGCTGGGGGATACTTCGTTAAG AATGTTCCAGTGTTCATATCATGGCTCCGCCATATCTCATTTAATTATCACACTTACAAACTCCTACTTAAAGTGCACTATGAAGATGTCATTCAGCAGATGGATGGAATGAAAATAGACAGTGGATTAACTAATATATGTGCCTTGGTAGCCATGGTTTTTGGCTACCGTCTCTTGGCGTACCTATATCTGCGAAGGATGAAGCTCCtataa
- the LOC108220823 gene encoding ABC transporter G family member 22 isoform X3, whose protein sequence is MENKGSSSGLMRAQSEQLVEPISATMKSPRVSSDWGAAEMEGSSRKSMSRGGISASPGGGGSSSSRHIRQTRSAQMKFDVDELNSGATLSRASSASMGFSFTAFTVRPSDIADSRPFSDDDDDDIPEDIEVGTLKKKIQTETTLPIYLKFKEVTYKVIIKGVAFSTEKNILHGISGSVNPGEVLALMGPSGSGKTTLLSVLGGRAVETNQRGSITYNDQPYTKFLKSRIGFVTQDDVLFPHLTVKETLTYAALLRLPKTLTKQEKEQRATDVISELGLERCQDSMIGGSYVRGISGGERKRVCIGNEIIINPSLLLLDEPTSGLDSTTALRIIQLLQDIAEAGKTVITTIHQPSSRLYHKFDKLILLGKGSMLYFGKASEAMIYFSSIGCSPLISMNPAEFLLDLANGNLTDVSVPGELKDRVQLGNSDRESKNRKPSPAMVHEYLVEAYEMRVAENEKKNLMFPVPIDEVTKSKVYFEKPKWGASWRKQFCILFWRGLKERRHDYFSWLRLSQIVTTAIIVGLLWWQSNGHNAEKLHDQERAMLNKERAADMYRLSAYFVARTTSDLPLDLLLPLLFLSIVYFMAGLKHSVKAFFLTMLIVFLCIVAAQGLGLAIGAALMDLKKATTLASVTVMTFMLAGGYFVKNVPVFISWLRHISFNYHTYKLLLKVHYEDVIQQMDGMKIDSGLTNICALVAMVFGYRLLAYLYLRRMKLL, encoded by the exons ATGGAGAACAAGGGGTCATCCTCCGGACTAATGAGGGCACAGTCGGAGCAACTAGTGGAGCCGATATCAGCTACAATGAAGTCACCGCGGGTGTCAAGTGACTGGGGGGCCGCTGAAATGGAGGGCAGCTCAAGAAAGTCTATGAGCAGAGGAGGAATTAGTGCATCACCTGGAGGTGGTGGTAGTAGCAGCAGCAGGCACATAAGGCAAACAAGGTCTGCTCAAATGAAATTTGATGTCGATGAATTAAACAGCGGTGCTACTCTGAGCAGAGCTTCAAGTGCTAGCATGGGATTTTCGTTCACTGCCTTCACTGTTCGTCCTAGTGACATTGCTGATTCAAGGCCCTTTAGTGACgacgatgatgatgacattC CAGAAGATATTGAGGTTGGTACGCTAAAGAAGAAGATTCAAACAGAGACAACCTTGCCAATTTACCTCAag TTCAAGGAAGTGACCTACAAGGTAATCATTAAAGGAGTGGCATTCTCAAcagagaaaaatatattacatggaATAAGTGGTTCGGTGAATCCAGGAGAAGTTCTGGCACTTATGGGACCATCAGGAAGTGGGAAAACTACACTCTTGAGTGTTCTAGGAGGCAGGGCTGTCGAGACCAACCAAAGGGGTTCAATTACTTACAATGATCAGCCATatacaaaatttctaaagagcAG AATAGGATTTGTGACACAAGATGATGTACTGTTTCCTCATCTTACAGTGAAGGAAACATTAACATATGCAGCTCTACTGCGTTTACCCAAGACACTAACAAAACAGGAGAAGGAGCAACGGGCAACAGATGTTATCTCTGAACTTGGATTGGAGAG GTGTCAGGACAGCATGATAGGTGGCTCGTATGTCAGGGGAATTTCAGGCGGAGAGAGGAAGCGTGTCTGCATAGGAAATGAGATAATTATCAACCCTTCCCTTTTGCTTCTTGATGAACCCACCTCTGGATTAGATTCTACAACTGCTTTGAGAATCATTCAACTATTACAAGATATAGCAGAG GCTGGGAAAACAGTGATTACCACTATTCACCAACCATCTAGCAGGCTTTACCACAAGTTTGATAAATTGATCCTTCTTGGCAAAGGGAGCATGCTTTACTTCGGCAAGGCATCAGAAGCCATGATATATTTCTCATCCATAGGATGTTCTCCACTGATTTCCATGAATCCTGCTGAATTCCTGCTGGATCTTGCAAACGGAAACTTGACTGATGTTTCTGTCCCAGGTGAATTAAAAGACAGAGTGCAACTAGGGAATTCAGACAGAGAAAGCAAGAACAGGAAACCATCTCCAGCAATGGTGCATGag TATCTTGTGGAGGCCTACGAGATGCGTGTAGCTGAAAATGAGAAGAAGAATCTTATGTTTCCCGTACCCATTGATGAAGTAACTAAGTCAAAGGTTTATTTTGAAAAGCCAAAATGGGGGGCAAGCTGGAGGAAACAGTTTTGCATATTATTCTGGAGAGGTCTCAAAGAACGACGGCATGACTACTTTAGCTGGTTAAGACTTAGCCAGATTGTTACAACTGCAATTATTGTGGGGTTGCTTTGGTGGCAATCTAATGGCCATAATGCAGAAAAACTGCACGATCAG GAAAGAGCTATGCTGAATAAAGAACGAGCAGCTGACATGTACAGACTAAGTGCATATTTTGTGGCTAGAACTACAAGCGACCTGCCACTTGACCTTCTACTGCCATTACTTTTCCTAAGCATAGTCTATTTCATGGCAGGCTTGAAACATAGTGTCAAAGCATTTTTCCTTACCATGCTTATAGTCTTTCTCTGCATTGTTGCAGCACAG GGGCTAGGATTAGCGATTGGTGCTGCACTGATGGACTTGAAGAAGGCAACTACACTGGCCTCTGTCACAGTAATGACCTTCATGTTGGCTGGGGGATACTTCGTTAAG AATGTTCCAGTGTTCATATCATGGCTCCGCCATATCTCATTTAATTATCACACTTACAAACTCCTACTTAAAGTGCACTATGAAGATGTCATTCAGCAGATGGATGGAATGAAAATAGACAGTGGATTAACTAATATATGTGCCTTGGTAGCCATGGTTTTTGGCTACCGTCTCTTGGCGTACCTATATCTGCGAAGGATGAAGCTCCtataa
- the LOC108220823 gene encoding ABC transporter G family member 22 isoform X2 has product MENKGSSSGLMRAQSEQLVEPISATMKSPRVSSDWGAAEMEGSSRKSMSRGGISASPGGGGSSSSRHIRQTRSAQMKFDVDELNSGATLSRASSASMGFSFTAFTVRPSDIADSRPFSDDDDDDIQDIEVGTLKKKIQTETTLPIYLKFKEVTYKVIIKGVAFSTEKNILHGISGSVNPGEVLALMGPSGSGKTTLLSVLGGRAVETNQRGSITYNDQPYTKFLKSRIGFVTQDDVLFPHLTVKETLTYAALLRLPKTLTKQEKEQRATDVISELGLERCQDSMIGGSYVRGISGGERKRVCIGNEIIINPSLLLLDEPTSGLDSTTALRIIQLLQDIAEAGKTVITTIHQPSSRLYHKFDKLILLGKGSMLYFGKASEAMIYFSSIGCSPLISMNPAEFLLDLANGNLTDVSVPGELKDRVQLGNSDRESKNRKPSPAMVHEYLVEAYEMRVAENEKKNLMFPVPIDEVTKSKVYFEKPKWGASWRKQFCILFWRGLKERRHDYFSWLRLSQIVTTAIIVGLLWWQSNGHNAEKLHDQAGLLFFIAVFWGYFPVFTAIFTFPQERAMLNKERAADMYRLSAYFVARTTSDLPLDLLLPLLFLSIVYFMAGLKHSVKAFFLTMLIVFLCIVAAQGLGLAIGAALMDLKKATTLASVTVMTFMLAGGYFVKNVPVFISWLRHISFNYHTYKLLLKVHYEDVIQQMDGMKIDSGLTNICALVAMVFGYRLLAYLYLRRMKLL; this is encoded by the exons ATGGAGAACAAGGGGTCATCCTCCGGACTAATGAGGGCACAGTCGGAGCAACTAGTGGAGCCGATATCAGCTACAATGAAGTCACCGCGGGTGTCAAGTGACTGGGGGGCCGCTGAAATGGAGGGCAGCTCAAGAAAGTCTATGAGCAGAGGAGGAATTAGTGCATCACCTGGAGGTGGTGGTAGTAGCAGCAGCAGGCACATAAGGCAAACAAGGTCTGCTCAAATGAAATTTGATGTCGATGAATTAAACAGCGGTGCTACTCTGAGCAGAGCTTCAAGTGCTAGCATGGGATTTTCGTTCACTGCCTTCACTGTTCGTCCTAGTGACATTGCTGATTCAAGGCCCTTTAGTGACgacgatgatgatgacattC AAGATATTGAGGTTGGTACGCTAAAGAAGAAGATTCAAACAGAGACAACCTTGCCAATTTACCTCAag TTCAAGGAAGTGACCTACAAGGTAATCATTAAAGGAGTGGCATTCTCAAcagagaaaaatatattacatggaATAAGTGGTTCGGTGAATCCAGGAGAAGTTCTGGCACTTATGGGACCATCAGGAAGTGGGAAAACTACACTCTTGAGTGTTCTAGGAGGCAGGGCTGTCGAGACCAACCAAAGGGGTTCAATTACTTACAATGATCAGCCATatacaaaatttctaaagagcAG AATAGGATTTGTGACACAAGATGATGTACTGTTTCCTCATCTTACAGTGAAGGAAACATTAACATATGCAGCTCTACTGCGTTTACCCAAGACACTAACAAAACAGGAGAAGGAGCAACGGGCAACAGATGTTATCTCTGAACTTGGATTGGAGAG GTGTCAGGACAGCATGATAGGTGGCTCGTATGTCAGGGGAATTTCAGGCGGAGAGAGGAAGCGTGTCTGCATAGGAAATGAGATAATTATCAACCCTTCCCTTTTGCTTCTTGATGAACCCACCTCTGGATTAGATTCTACAACTGCTTTGAGAATCATTCAACTATTACAAGATATAGCAGAG GCTGGGAAAACAGTGATTACCACTATTCACCAACCATCTAGCAGGCTTTACCACAAGTTTGATAAATTGATCCTTCTTGGCAAAGGGAGCATGCTTTACTTCGGCAAGGCATCAGAAGCCATGATATATTTCTCATCCATAGGATGTTCTCCACTGATTTCCATGAATCCTGCTGAATTCCTGCTGGATCTTGCAAACGGAAACTTGACTGATGTTTCTGTCCCAGGTGAATTAAAAGACAGAGTGCAACTAGGGAATTCAGACAGAGAAAGCAAGAACAGGAAACCATCTCCAGCAATGGTGCATGag TATCTTGTGGAGGCCTACGAGATGCGTGTAGCTGAAAATGAGAAGAAGAATCTTATGTTTCCCGTACCCATTGATGAAGTAACTAAGTCAAAGGTTTATTTTGAAAAGCCAAAATGGGGGGCAAGCTGGAGGAAACAGTTTTGCATATTATTCTGGAGAGGTCTCAAAGAACGACGGCATGACTACTTTAGCTGGTTAAGACTTAGCCAGATTGTTACAACTGCAATTATTGTGGGGTTGCTTTGGTGGCAATCTAATGGCCATAATGCAGAAAAACTGCACGATCAG GCAGGTTTATTGTTCTTCATTGCTGTCTTCTGGGGATATTTTCCAGTTTTCACAGCAATATTCACATTTCCGCAGGAAAGAGCTATGCTGAATAAAGAACGAGCAGCTGACATGTACAGACTAAGTGCATATTTTGTGGCTAGAACTACAAGCGACCTGCCACTTGACCTTCTACTGCCATTACTTTTCCTAAGCATAGTCTATTTCATGGCAGGCTTGAAACATAGTGTCAAAGCATTTTTCCTTACCATGCTTATAGTCTTTCTCTGCATTGTTGCAGCACAG GGGCTAGGATTAGCGATTGGTGCTGCACTGATGGACTTGAAGAAGGCAACTACACTGGCCTCTGTCACAGTAATGACCTTCATGTTGGCTGGGGGATACTTCGTTAAG AATGTTCCAGTGTTCATATCATGGCTCCGCCATATCTCATTTAATTATCACACTTACAAACTCCTACTTAAAGTGCACTATGAAGATGTCATTCAGCAGATGGATGGAATGAAAATAGACAGTGGATTAACTAATATATGTGCCTTGGTAGCCATGGTTTTTGGCTACCGTCTCTTGGCGTACCTATATCTGCGAAGGATGAAGCTCCtataa
- the LOC108220823 gene encoding ABC transporter G family member 22 isoform X4, translated as MILHFKEVTYKVIIKGVAFSTEKNILHGISGSVNPGEVLALMGPSGSGKTTLLSVLGGRAVETNQRGSITYNDQPYTKFLKSRIGFVTQDDVLFPHLTVKETLTYAALLRLPKTLTKQEKEQRATDVISELGLERCQDSMIGGSYVRGISGGERKRVCIGNEIIINPSLLLLDEPTSGLDSTTALRIIQLLQDIAEAGKTVITTIHQPSSRLYHKFDKLILLGKGSMLYFGKASEAMIYFSSIGCSPLISMNPAEFLLDLANGNLTDVSVPGELKDRVQLGNSDRESKNRKPSPAMVHEYLVEAYEMRVAENEKKNLMFPVPIDEVTKSKVYFEKPKWGASWRKQFCILFWRGLKERRHDYFSWLRLSQIVTTAIIVGLLWWQSNGHNAEKLHDQAGLLFFIAVFWGYFPVFTAIFTFPQERAMLNKERAADMYRLSAYFVARTTSDLPLDLLLPLLFLSIVYFMAGLKHSVKAFFLTMLIVFLCIVAAQGLGLAIGAALMDLKKATTLASVTVMTFMLAGGYFVKNVPVFISWLRHISFNYHTYKLLLKVHYEDVIQQMDGMKIDSGLTNICALVAMVFGYRLLAYLYLRRMKLL; from the exons ATGATCTTACAT TTCAAGGAAGTGACCTACAAGGTAATCATTAAAGGAGTGGCATTCTCAAcagagaaaaatatattacatggaATAAGTGGTTCGGTGAATCCAGGAGAAGTTCTGGCACTTATGGGACCATCAGGAAGTGGGAAAACTACACTCTTGAGTGTTCTAGGAGGCAGGGCTGTCGAGACCAACCAAAGGGGTTCAATTACTTACAATGATCAGCCATatacaaaatttctaaagagcAG AATAGGATTTGTGACACAAGATGATGTACTGTTTCCTCATCTTACAGTGAAGGAAACATTAACATATGCAGCTCTACTGCGTTTACCCAAGACACTAACAAAACAGGAGAAGGAGCAACGGGCAACAGATGTTATCTCTGAACTTGGATTGGAGAG GTGTCAGGACAGCATGATAGGTGGCTCGTATGTCAGGGGAATTTCAGGCGGAGAGAGGAAGCGTGTCTGCATAGGAAATGAGATAATTATCAACCCTTCCCTTTTGCTTCTTGATGAACCCACCTCTGGATTAGATTCTACAACTGCTTTGAGAATCATTCAACTATTACAAGATATAGCAGAG GCTGGGAAAACAGTGATTACCACTATTCACCAACCATCTAGCAGGCTTTACCACAAGTTTGATAAATTGATCCTTCTTGGCAAAGGGAGCATGCTTTACTTCGGCAAGGCATCAGAAGCCATGATATATTTCTCATCCATAGGATGTTCTCCACTGATTTCCATGAATCCTGCTGAATTCCTGCTGGATCTTGCAAACGGAAACTTGACTGATGTTTCTGTCCCAGGTGAATTAAAAGACAGAGTGCAACTAGGGAATTCAGACAGAGAAAGCAAGAACAGGAAACCATCTCCAGCAATGGTGCATGag TATCTTGTGGAGGCCTACGAGATGCGTGTAGCTGAAAATGAGAAGAAGAATCTTATGTTTCCCGTACCCATTGATGAAGTAACTAAGTCAAAGGTTTATTTTGAAAAGCCAAAATGGGGGGCAAGCTGGAGGAAACAGTTTTGCATATTATTCTGGAGAGGTCTCAAAGAACGACGGCATGACTACTTTAGCTGGTTAAGACTTAGCCAGATTGTTACAACTGCAATTATTGTGGGGTTGCTTTGGTGGCAATCTAATGGCCATAATGCAGAAAAACTGCACGATCAG GCAGGTTTATTGTTCTTCATTGCTGTCTTCTGGGGATATTTTCCAGTTTTCACAGCAATATTCACATTTCCGCAGGAAAGAGCTATGCTGAATAAAGAACGAGCAGCTGACATGTACAGACTAAGTGCATATTTTGTGGCTAGAACTACAAGCGACCTGCCACTTGACCTTCTACTGCCATTACTTTTCCTAAGCATAGTCTATTTCATGGCAGGCTTGAAACATAGTGTCAAAGCATTTTTCCTTACCATGCTTATAGTCTTTCTCTGCATTGTTGCAGCACAG GGGCTAGGATTAGCGATTGGTGCTGCACTGATGGACTTGAAGAAGGCAACTACACTGGCCTCTGTCACAGTAATGACCTTCATGTTGGCTGGGGGATACTTCGTTAAG AATGTTCCAGTGTTCATATCATGGCTCCGCCATATCTCATTTAATTATCACACTTACAAACTCCTACTTAAAGTGCACTATGAAGATGTCATTCAGCAGATGGATGGAATGAAAATAGACAGTGGATTAACTAATATATGTGCCTTGGTAGCCATGGTTTTTGGCTACCGTCTCTTGGCGTACCTATATCTGCGAAGGATGAAGCTCCtataa